A stretch of Paenibacillus peoriae DNA encodes these proteins:
- a CDS encoding ABC transporter permease, whose translation MLSVYTDFIRIRFLTMLAYRVNYYSGILIYCMNIGVYYFTYKAIYGDAGSIGGFTAAQMTTYVAVSWMARAFYFNNLDREISTDIRDGSIAIQMIRPYNYVLVKFMQGLGEGMFRFLLFMIPGMAIALLLFPVKLPTDPVAWVGFLVMLFFSFMINTQINIITGLTAFFIENNEGMMRMKRVVVDLFSGLILPISLFPGWLATIAQWMPFQAITYLPGSVFTGRVKGVGIWNVLGIQIIWLVVLLVPMIIIWRLARRRLFVQGG comes from the coding sequence ATGCTTAGCGTATACACCGATTTTATTCGTATTCGATTTCTCACGATGCTGGCTTATCGTGTGAACTATTATTCAGGAATCCTTATTTATTGCATGAATATTGGCGTGTATTATTTCACATACAAAGCGATATATGGCGATGCGGGTAGCATTGGAGGCTTTACCGCTGCTCAGATGACGACGTATGTAGCCGTATCGTGGATGGCGAGAGCCTTTTATTTTAACAATCTGGATCGTGAGATATCGACGGATATTCGTGATGGAAGCATTGCAATTCAGATGATCCGACCTTATAACTATGTACTTGTTAAATTTATGCAAGGACTCGGCGAGGGAATGTTCCGTTTTCTGTTGTTTATGATTCCAGGTATGGCGATTGCGTTGCTGCTATTTCCGGTGAAACTTCCCACGGATCCGGTAGCCTGGGTTGGTTTTCTGGTCATGCTGTTTTTCAGCTTTATGATCAACACTCAGATCAATATTATTACGGGATTAACGGCCTTTTTTATCGAAAATAATGAGGGCATGATGCGTATGAAGCGCGTAGTTGTAGATCTGTTTTCTGGATTGATTTTGCCAATTAGTTTGTTCCCAGGCTGGCTGGCGACAATCGCCCAATGGATGCCGTTTCAGGCAATTACCTATTTGCCGGGCTCTGTATTTACGGGACGTGTAAAAGGCGTTGGCATTTGGAATGTACTGGGTATCCAAATCATTTGGCTGGTCGTTCTGCTCGTGCCGATGATCATCATTTGGCGACTGGCGCGCAGACGTCTGTTCGTGCAGGGAGGGTAA
- a CDS encoding ABC transporter ATP-binding protein: MLAIDVQDLRKTFKVQKNREGLKGAFLDLFAREYNEVAAVKDISFRIPQGEICGYIGENGAGKSTTIKMLTGILVPTSGHLKVGGYVPYEEREKFVGNIGVVFGQRSQLWWDIGVIESFQLLRKVYQVPATDFKRRLDELVERLQLQDLLSRPVRKLSLGQRMRCELVAALLHNPSIVFLDEPTIGLDIMVKSEIREFLKDMNRDHGTTILLTTHDLQDIEALCSRVIMLDDGNIIYDGGLEDLKARWGTGREVRFQFGTSTQLEQLQAWTADMPLAWTVDNDLAAKVWIPLHINVSDVLACVVGRTDITDIKIIETNTDDIVRSIYQSGSAERQGNPVVEAKVHA; the protein is encoded by the coding sequence ATGCTGGCAATAGATGTGCAGGATCTGCGCAAAACATTTAAGGTTCAAAAAAATCGCGAGGGCTTAAAAGGCGCCTTCCTTGATTTATTTGCCCGCGAATACAACGAGGTAGCCGCGGTCAAAGATATATCTTTCCGTATTCCGCAAGGAGAAATATGCGGTTATATCGGTGAGAATGGCGCCGGAAAGTCCACCACGATTAAGATGCTGACAGGCATTCTCGTGCCGACATCGGGACATCTCAAGGTGGGCGGTTATGTCCCCTATGAGGAACGTGAGAAATTTGTAGGCAACATTGGTGTTGTTTTCGGTCAGCGCAGCCAGCTTTGGTGGGACATCGGTGTGATCGAGTCTTTTCAACTACTGCGGAAAGTATATCAGGTTCCGGCTACTGACTTCAAACGCAGGCTGGATGAGCTGGTGGAGAGACTGCAATTGCAGGATCTGCTAAGCCGCCCGGTACGCAAGCTTAGTCTCGGGCAACGGATGCGCTGTGAGTTGGTAGCAGCCTTGCTGCACAATCCGTCTATTGTTTTTCTGGACGAGCCGACCATTGGGCTTGACATTATGGTGAAGTCCGAAATCCGCGAGTTTCTGAAGGACATGAACCGGGATCACGGTACGACTATTTTGCTGACGACCCATGATTTGCAGGATATTGAAGCGCTGTGCTCGCGCGTCATTATGCTGGATGATGGGAATATCATTTATGATGGTGGTCTTGAGGATCTGAAGGCGCGTTGGGGTACAGGTCGAGAAGTACGGTTCCAGTTCGGCACATCGACCCAATTGGAGCAATTACAGGCATGGACTGCTGATATGCCATTGGCTTGGACGGTGGATAATGATTTGGCTGCCAAGGTATGGATTCCTCTTCATATTAATGTATCGGATGTGCTCGCTTGCGTAGTCGGTCGCACGGACATTACGGATATCAAAATCATTGAAACCAACACGGATGATATCGTCCGCAGTATCTATCAGTCTGGCTCGGCGGAACGCCAGGGCAATCCGGTAGTGGAGGCCAAAGTTCATGCTTAG
- a CDS encoding ABC transporter permease has translation MMYYLGLISEYLKNYMKSRLTYRADFWVEVISDLLFQATNLIFILVIFMHTDSLGGWSENEVVFVYGFFMVPYGLFSCFVNLWNFSERYIVKGELDRVMTRPAYNLFQIFLENVDPPALVGSVIGLIIMGISGAQMDLAMEWWFIPALIILSLSAVAIYTGIYTILTSLSFFSDAPTGIIPLMYNIQGYGRYPVTIYNRAIQVVLTWILPFAFVGVYPASLFLHREDMRHMALLTPVMGIVFLTLGLLAWNWGIRRYRGAGS, from the coding sequence ATGATGTACTATTTGGGTCTCATTAGCGAATATTTAAAAAATTACATGAAGTCACGGCTCACCTATCGGGCCGACTTTTGGGTAGAAGTTATTTCAGATCTGTTGTTTCAGGCCACGAATCTTATTTTTATCCTGGTTATTTTTATGCACACAGACAGTTTGGGTGGCTGGAGTGAAAATGAAGTCGTGTTCGTTTATGGATTTTTTATGGTTCCTTACGGACTATTCAGCTGTTTCGTCAACCTTTGGAACTTTAGCGAGCGTTATATTGTAAAAGGTGAACTCGACCGGGTAATGACCCGTCCTGCGTATAATCTGTTCCAGATTTTCCTTGAAAATGTGGACCCGCCCGCACTGGTCGGCTCAGTGATCGGTCTGATTATTATGGGGATCAGCGGGGCACAGATGGACTTGGCTATGGAGTGGTGGTTCATACCGGCGCTGATCATTTTGAGCCTAAGTGCCGTGGCGATCTATACGGGGATATACACCATATTGACTTCCCTTTCGTTTTTTTCGGATGCGCCGACAGGAATTATTCCGCTCATGTACAATATTCAGGGCTACGGACGTTATCCAGTAACGATCTATAACCGAGCCATTCAGGTTGTGCTGACTTGGATACTACCGTTTGCTTTTGTTGGCGTATATCCAGCCTCCCTGTTCCTTCACCGAGAGGACATGCGCCATATGGCGCTCTTAACTCCTGTGATGGGAATTGTCTTTCTGACCTTGGGCTTACTGGCATGGAACTGGGGAATTCGCCGCTACAGAGGGGCAGGCTCATAG
- a CDS encoding GerAB/ArcD/ProY family transporter produces MSKKERISVRQVTVLMFMCLIGDMLLIYPTMITHIAHQDAWISSILSIPLGLIIIYVLLRVHELYPGLTLIEAIRKIFGPVFGTIVSCWYLFYFLMNTALIAREVGDYLTTQLFVQTPLHVLLVMGISLMVLTALMGIEVFGRVSEMLLPAYILIFSGLILALLPQIQLSNVRPVLENGLAPVAKGMVPGVAMPFAEMSIMLMVFPYVNKKAHFKKDMLLTSLIGGFLISVFLLLSLLVVGPFVTNYSPYISSALTTKINELNYITRVESLVTLTWALAAYFKGVLFFYAFTFGTTQLFRISNIRPFVIPAGALVFGMTILITPNVFYYVRTLVYPMSTWHYTNGLIIPLVLWGVYFCKQKWKHRQDVSKN; encoded by the coding sequence ATGTCAAAAAAAGAACGTATCAGTGTTCGGCAAGTGACTGTCCTTATGTTTATGTGTTTAATCGGGGATATGCTCTTAATTTATCCGACTATGATTACGCATATTGCTCATCAGGATGCCTGGATCAGCTCTATACTGTCCATACCGTTAGGTTTAATTATTATTTACGTGCTCCTTCGTGTCCATGAACTCTACCCGGGCCTTACACTTATTGAAGCGATCCGTAAAATTTTCGGGCCTGTATTCGGAACCATTGTCTCCTGCTGGTATTTGTTTTATTTTTTAATGAACACCGCTCTTATTGCTAGAGAGGTAGGCGATTACCTGACTACCCAGTTATTTGTACAAACCCCTCTGCATGTCCTGCTCGTTATGGGAATTTCCCTAATGGTGCTTACTGCGCTAATGGGAATTGAAGTTTTCGGTCGTGTTAGCGAGATGCTATTACCAGCATATATATTAATCTTCTCCGGTCTGATCCTTGCACTCCTGCCACAAATTCAGCTTTCTAATGTACGGCCTGTTTTGGAAAACGGGTTAGCTCCTGTTGCTAAAGGAATGGTTCCAGGCGTGGCTATGCCTTTTGCCGAAATGTCTATTATGCTCATGGTTTTTCCTTATGTAAACAAAAAAGCCCATTTTAAAAAGGACATGTTGCTCACCTCTCTTATAGGCGGATTCCTGATTAGCGTGTTTCTGCTTCTCTCTCTCCTTGTCGTTGGTCCCTTTGTGACCAATTATAGTCCATACATTTCTTCTGCTCTCACAACAAAGATTAACGAGCTCAATTATATTACACGAGTCGAATCGTTAGTAACTTTAACCTGGGCACTTGCTGCCTATTTCAAAGGTGTCCTTTTCTTTTACGCGTTTACTTTCGGAACAACCCAGCTATTCCGAATTTCTAATATCCGCCCCTTTGTCATCCCCGCAGGAGCGCTTGTGTTTGGTATGACCATTTTGATAACCCCAAATGTGTTTTATTATGTAAGAACTCTTGTTTATCCCATGTCTACCTGGCATTATACAAACGGCTTGATCATTCCGCTTGTTTTATGGGGTGTTTATTTCTGCAAGCAAAAGTGGAAGCATCGACAGGACGTATCCAAAAATTAA
- the bcp gene encoding thioredoxin-dependent thiol peroxidase, protein MSAAFTVIGQAAPDFELPGSEGKHVKLSDYRGSRVLIYFYPKDLTSSCSTQACDFRDKHTEFEGLNTVILGISPDPLKQHDKFIAKYGLPFQLLSDEEHQVAETYGVWQQKQMYGKQYMGIVRSTFLIDENGILVHEWRGLRVKGHIDAALAYIQDMA, encoded by the coding sequence ATGTCCGCGGCATTTACCGTTATTGGACAAGCGGCACCGGATTTTGAATTGCCTGGCAGTGAGGGAAAGCATGTTAAGCTGTCAGATTATCGAGGCAGTAGGGTGTTGATATATTTCTATCCCAAGGACTTGACCTCTAGCTGCTCGACACAGGCTTGTGATTTTCGGGATAAACATACGGAGTTTGAAGGTTTGAACACGGTGATTCTGGGGATAAGCCCTGATCCACTCAAGCAGCATGACAAGTTTATTGCCAAGTACGGACTCCCTTTTCAGTTGTTATCTGATGAAGAGCATCAGGTCGCTGAGACGTATGGTGTATGGCAGCAAAAACAGATGTACGGCAAGCAGTACATGGGCATTGTTCGGTCTACGTTCCTTATTGATGAAAATGGTATCTTAGTTCACGAATGGCGTGGTTTAAGAGTAAAAGGGCACATTGATGCTGCGCTGGCATACATTCAGGATATGGCGTAA